ATTGCAAAGCTGGCGACTGGAAAAACAAATGCTACCGTTGTGGTGAGCGAGGCCATATAGAAAGGCATTGTCAAAACAGCCCCAAGAAAGCGTAGGTTTATTACCATATATCTTTTGTTCATTTAAAAAGTCTAGTTTTATTATAAAGATTTAATAAAGAATTCTTTTATCAAGTGCTCAAAGCAGGCGTGGACGAAGTTACTCGAGAACTCCATCTCCAGCTCGACGTGGTAGAAGCCGCAGTCGTAGTTATAGCAGGGGTCGCAGCTACAGGTTACTTATACATTTCTGGTCTCTTAGCTTTGAATATATTCTGTCAATTTGCCTTCAGTTTTGTCATTGAACTATGTTCACAGTATTACATGCCGAAACGGGTCAGGCTCATTACaaagatttatttatatataatctttTAACTTGTTAACTTTTAAACACTACTATAATATATATTCTCAACTTCTATCAAATTTGTTCAATCGATGGTGTATTCTGTTCAGATACTTAAACCTATGGGTGCACAAACCGGGTTTTTTAAAACCGGAACCCGGTCCAGGTTTGGTCAACAGCCGGTTCTGGGTACGTTCTGGTTTTTTTCGGGTTTTGGTTGGTTCGGGTCTAGGTTTTGACCAGGTAGAGGTGGAACCGGTTCCGGTTCAGTTCTTTTTTCTAAACCCGGGTCTAGAACTGGTCTGTACCCGCTGGTCGGGTAGGGTAGGAATCGGTTTCGGTTACTAGTTTATTACAACATTTACTTAATCGTCTCTTAAACAAAGACTAAAGAGATTCAGTAGGCTCTGTGCGTTCGAGTACACTTTCTACACTTTCGATGACTTGTATCACATAAATTTATGTGTTGTCTCTGTTGAAAATCTTATCTATgatttgtttttggttttttcacTGTTCCAGCCGATCTAGATCACCTTCAAGGCGGGAGAGGAGCATTGACCGTGCAGATAGAAAGAAGAGGAGTCCAAGGAGACACGAGGCTTCACCATCACCATCCAAAGGGAGGAAACGCAGCCCATCACCTGCTGACAGAAGCCCAGAAGCCAGGGATGATAGTCCATCACCAAGAGGCCCAGTTGAGAAGCCGAGTGCAAGGAGTAGGAGCCCTGTTGAAGACGATGGTGGCAGCCCAATTGATAGGAGTCCTGCTGAAGAGAATGGGCGTAGCCGTAGCCCAAGTGCGGGTCCTAGGGACAATGCGAGtcctgttgatgatgatgaagggAACCATGGTTCGCCAAGGGGCAGTGAATCTGATTAAACATGTGGTCTGGTTGAACTTTTCTTCTGAGAACTTGGGTTGGACTACTAGGAATTGGTACTTTTCTTTATGTGTCGTATgttgaaatttgaatttagaaAAGATTAAtgagtttctttttttttttttttgttgaaagagaaaattatacaaaaatcaagaaaattccaATGAACTAATTGATCTTGAATTGTTGGAGATAGAGATGAGAAATTCGGAACCCTACCATACCAGGTAGGGATGACAAAAGGGGTGGGGGTCGGGCAGCTTTGGGTCATGGGTTAGCCGGTTAGGATGAGTTTAGGTTAAAGGTGAGTTTATTAAGAAAAAATGTTAGGGTGGGTTTTGGGTAAGATGAGTTTTGATCATGATAGGCTAAAAAAATAATagtaaaaataaaaagagttaattacaaagttagtccttgtggtttgcacaaagtaacatacttggGTACTAATAGTTtgaaatcacattctagggtattaacttttcattttgtaacgtttggaggtattaacgttatttgtaggtttaaaatcacattatattagtacctaagtatgttattttgcgcaaaccacagggactaagtatgttaataccctagaagttaatatcTCTAAAccttacaaaatgaaaagttaataccctagaaggtgattttaaactattagtacctaagtatgttattttgtgcaaatcacagggactaactatgtaattaactcaaataaaaaaaatcataaaattaaaaaaatcaaaaaacttttaaaattttgaaaaaataaaaaaaaatcaaaacattttaaaaaatatttttttttaaaaagaaaagacaacaaaaaataaaaattttaaaaaactaaaagaaattaaattaaaaaaattaaaaaataaattaataaaaaataaaaaaacagttttttacaACACCAAAAAAATAAGGTTACTCAGATATGTTTGGTTAAACTTTtaattttaatcattttttaactttttattattttttattttttgtacaCAAAGTATGAAGAGTCAAAGTATGCGATTCTATGTGATGCTCTTTTAAAGTTACTCAGTGATGTTTGGTTAAAACTTAAAAACTCATCCTAACCCATTACTAATtttaaatgaaaattttaaaacTCATCTTGACCCATCCTTACTTATTTCCTAGACGCATTGTGACTTGTTTCATTTCTAAGTGCTTCCGTAGTGGGGCGCTTTCCCCGTTCATCGCGCCGCCAAAACGCCGGCAACACGAAAACGTGGGGTGCTATCAAGGAGAAATGGGGGAGTGGCTCGAGATTTTTAGCGGCGTGATGGTGAAGGATTTTGAAAAATGGaccaatcacaaacaagcaagggttttttaattaattaataaaattgaaaattaataattagctaatgatgggtaggggctttatgactacgggctctagtgatataacgccccataaagcccccgtgtgacgtggcacgacacgtgtcgcataacgccccacaaagggctttatgactacggatgaccTAAGATGACCCAAAATAATCCAAATTGGTTTTTGTTACCAGACCTAATGCTAGTACTAATAGAACATATACGGTATGAATTCTCTGTATTGGTACTGTGTGGTACGGTATCGATTTGAGCCTTTTAATAGTGTTGTACCGTACTAATATTGAACGACCACATACGATACCGATACGATATGATATTCGATTTTGGTTTTAGCAGAATTTTGGTACAGTATGTGGTACGTTACCCTGTTCTAGGCATGCAGTTGTATCCGCTAAAAAGATCTCTGACTTTCCATTTGACAAACGGAGATGTATAAAGGAAAATGCTTTATTTGTCCAAATCTCCAAACTTTCAATTCAAGAACGAAATGCCTCACAGAAAACTTGTAATAACCAGGGTTTAAATAAATGAGGCCCTTATTCACCTAATGAGCATTACATGAACGAGAGTCATAAATTACTTGCAAAATCCCTTGAACTTACCTCTTCACTCCATGTTTCTTTTGTTAATATAGCACACTATATTACCATTTTAAAACACATGAGGCTTGAATTTTCACTAGATGTTTCGTTTGTTAATGTAACACACCATATTGCCATTTTAAAACATAGTTATCGTGTGCTTGAATTTTCACTTCATGTTTCTTTTGTTATTGTAACACGCTATATTGCCATTTTAAAACATAGTTATCGTGTGCTTGAATTTTCACTCAATATTTCTTTTGTTAATATAACACACTATATTTCTTTTGTTAATAAAACATAGTTATCGTGTGCTTGAATTTTCACTTCATGTTTCTTTTGTTAATATAACACACTATATTAGCATTTTAAAACACAGTTAACGTGtggggtaaattacacttttcgtcctttatgtttgtattgaaTTGCAATTGAtaccctttaactttaataattaaagtcacagtcctttagcactaacaaggttaaaattttcagttaactcTATTTACTCAAGGGTAGTTTTGTCTTCTTAtcaatttaattaaattaaaatttaGAATAAACCTTTGTAATCCAAACAGGAGACGTTACTACTCCATTCATCATCATCGCCAGCCATCCTCCCAATCTCCCAATCTCAAACCCCCAAACCCTCTTTGGCTACCCCTACGACAACAGCAACATATGCGGCCTACAACTTCATAAAACACGCAGCAGCCGGAGCTCCATAATGCCGCTAACAACATCAGCATCTTGAATCTCATGTAATCTCCACACAACAATTTCAATTTTCACAATATCAAATCATGACGGAGCGGTTAACATCATCATCTCCGTCAATCAACGATAATGACATTACTTTTGCTTCGATGTACAAATCTCAGGCCGTCGGCCCTCGTGTTGCTCCGACGACCACCGTCTCTGCCGGCCTCTTCTCTCCCGAAACCCTAGGTACAACATCTGAATGGAGATCTGCACATCGGTAGCTTTTTCAGCAACTTAGCAAGCAGATTTGGTAAGTATTTGTGGGCCAACAGGTTGTATGCATGAAGTCGATTGGAAACAAGGAAAAGCATCAGGAGGTGGGTGTTATCTTGATTGCGGATTT
This genomic stretch from Helianthus annuus cultivar XRQ/B chromosome 8, HanXRQr2.0-SUNRISE, whole genome shotgun sequence harbors:
- the LOC110872502 gene encoding serine/arginine-rich splicing factor RS2Z33, producing MPRHDDRYGSTTRLYVGHLASRTRSRDLEDIFSRYGRIRHVDMKRDYAFVEFSDPRDADDARYSLNGRDVDGSRIVVEFSKGVPRGGGGGPSGGSREYLGRGPPPGSGRCFNCGLDGHWARDCKAGDWKNKCYRCGERGHIERHCQNSPKKAAQSRRGRSYSRTPSPARRGRSRSRSYSRGRSYSRSRSPSRRERSIDRADRKKRSPRRHEASPSPSKGRKRSPSPADRSPEARDDSPSPRGPVEKPSARSRSPVEDDGGSPIDRSPAEENGRSRSPSAGPRDNASPVDDDEGNHGSPRGSESD